In one Juglans regia cultivar Chandler chromosome 11, Walnut 2.0, whole genome shotgun sequence genomic region, the following are encoded:
- the LOC108997702 gene encoding leucine-rich repeat receptor-like serine/threonine-protein kinase BAM1, with protein MQLFLLLLLLLYLHIQYPTVSAARLPEYRALLSVKSSITDDPQSALSTWSASTNHCTWSGVTCDFYRRRVTALDLSSLNLSGTLSPDLAHLRFLSNLSVAANQFSGPIPPELSSLSALRFLNLSNNVFNGTFPSQLSNLKNLQVLDLYNNNMTGELPLAVTEMPNLRHLHLGGNFFAGRIPAQYGQWQFLEYLAVSGNELEGAIPREIGNLTKLRELYIGYFNTYEGGLPPEIGNLSELVRFDAASCSLSGEIPPEIGRLQKLDTLFLQVNALSGPLTVELGNLMSLKSMDLSNNVFTGEIPASFAELKNLTLLNLFRNRLHGAIPEFIEDLPELEVLQLWENNFTEHIPQGLGKNGKLQLLDLSSNKLTGYLPPNMCSGNRLQTVITLGNFLFGPIPEQLGKCESLSRIRMGENFLNGSIPRGLFGLPKLTQVELQNNYLTGQFPDTGSVPESLGQISLSNNQLSGPLPPSIGNFSGIQKLSLDGNQFTGRIPPQIGSLQQLSKMDFSHNKFSGPIAPEISQCKLLTFVDVSRNELSGGIPNEITGMRILNYLNLSRNHLVGSIPSSIASMQSLTSVDFSYNNLSGLVPGTGQFSYFNSTSFVGNPDLCGPYLGPCKEGVANASRQAHEKGPLSGSLKLLLVTGLLVCSIVFAIAAIFKARSLKKASEARSWKLTAFQRLDFTADDVLDCLKEDNIIGKGGAGIVYKGSMPNGEQVAVKRLPVMSRGSSHDHGFNAEIQTLGKIRHRHIVRLLGFCSNHETNLLVYEYMPNGSLGEVLHGKKGGHLHWDTRYKIAVEAAKGLCYLHHDCSPLIVHRDVKSNNILLDTSFEAHVADFGLAKFLQDSGTSECMSAIAGSYGYIAPEYAYTLRVDEKSDVYSFGVVLLELVTGRKPVGEFGDGVDIVQWVRKITDSKKEGVFKIVDPRLPSVPLHEVMHVFYVAMLCVEEQAVERPTMREVVQILTELPKPPSSKQGDSTCNNTITELSPPPPPPPPGTALDSPTTTTTIDSKDSQQASPQSPPPDLLSI; from the exons atgcaactCTTCCTTTTGCTTCTCCTTCTGCTGTACCTCCATATTCAGTACCCAACCGTGTCCGCAGCGCGCCTCCCGGAGTACAGAGCCCTTCTCTCCGTCAAGTCCTCAATCACTGACGACCCACAGTCGGCGCTCTCTACGTGGAGCGCCTCCACCAACCACTGCACCTGGTCTGGCGTCACGTGTGACTTCTACCGTCGTCGCGTGACTGCCCTTGACCTCTCGTCCCTGAACCTCTCGGGTACCCTCTCCCCGGACCTTGCTCACCTTCGTTTCCTCTCGAACCTTTCCGTCGCGGCAAACCAGTTCTCCGGGCCCATCCCTCCCGAGCTATCCTCCCTCTCCGCCCTCCGCTTCCTTAACCTCTCCAACAACGTCTTCAATGGCACCTTCCCCTCCCAGCTCTCCAACCTCAAGAATCTTCAGGTTCTGGATCTCTACAACAACAACATGACCGGTGAGTTGCCCCTGGCCGTAACCGAAATGCCCAACTTGCGCCATTTGCATCTCGGCGGGAACTTCTTCGCGGGTAGGATCCCGGCCCAGTACGGGCAATGGCAGTTCCTGGAATACTTGGCGGTTTCCGGTAACGAACTCGAGGGCGCTATACCCCGCGAGATCGGGAACTTGACGAAGCTCAGGGAGCTCTACATTGGGTACTTCAATACCTACGAAGGTGGCTTACCCCCGGAGATCGGGAACCTTTCAGAACTGGTTCGTTTCGACGCCGCCAGCTGTAGCTTATCTGGTGAGATACCACCAGAGATTGGAAGGCTCCAGAAGCTCGACACTCTGTTTTTGCAAGTAAATGCGCTCTCGGGGCCTTTGACGGTCGAGCTTGGCAACTTGATGAGCCTGAAATCCATGGACTTGTCGAATAACGTGTTTACGGGCGAGATTCCAGCGTCATTTGCCGAGCTAAAGAACTTGACACTGCTGAACCTGTTTAGAAACAGGCTTCACGGCGCGATTCCTGAGTTTATTGAAGACTTACCAGAGCTGGAGGTGTTGCAGTTGTGGGAGAACAACTTTACTGAGCACATTCCTCAGGGGCTGGGAAAGAATGGGAAGCTTCAGCTTCTCGATCTTTCATCTAATAAACTCACTGGTTATTTGCCTCCTAATATGTGTTCTGGGAATCGGCTCCAGACTGTGATTACTTTGGGAAACTTCTTGTTCGGTCCAATCCCGGAACAACTCGGGAAGTGCGAATCTCTGAGTCGGATCCGAATGGGGGAGAACTTTCTCAACGGTTCAATACCAAGGGGTCTTTTCGGGTTGCCCAAGCTCACCCAAGTGGAGCTGCAGAATAACTATCTTACCGGGCAGTTTCCGGATACAGGTTCCGTCCCGGAGAGTCTCGGCCAAATCAGTCTCTCCAACAACCAGCTTTCCGGGCCGTTACCGCCGAGTATCGGTAACTTCTCCGGTATTCAGAAGCTTTCCCTTGATGGTAACCAGTTCACAGGTCGAATCCCACCACAGATTGGAAGTCTACAGCAGCTTTCCAAGATGGACTTCAGCCACAACAAATTCTCGGGCCCCATTGCGCCAGAAATCAGCCAATGCAAACTGTTGACCTTCGTTGATGTCAGTCGAAACGAACTCTCCGGTGGGATTCCGAACGAGATCACCGGTATGAGGATTCTGAATTACCTGAACCTTTCGAGAAACCATCTAGTTGGAAGCATTCCTTCTTCCATAGCGAGTATGCAAAGCTTGACCTCTGTTGATTTTTCTTACAACAACCTCTCTGGTTTGGTTCCGGGCACCGGCCAATTCAGCTACTTTAACTCCACGTCGTTTGTGGGCAACCCTGACCTCTGCGGTCCTTATCTAGGGCCTTGCAAGGAAGGGGTTGCCAATGCTTCACGCCAAGCGCACGAGAAAGGCCCACTCTCTGGCTCTTTGAAACTATTGCTTGTGACTGGATTGCTTGTTTGCTCGATTGTGTTCGCAATTGCTGCAATCTTCAAAGCCCGGTCGTTGAAGAAGGCCAGCGAGGCTCGCTCGTGGAAATTAACCGCGTTCCAACGCTTGGACTTCACGGCCGATGATGTTCTGGATTGCTTGAAGGAGGATAACATCATAGGCAAAGGCGGTGCCGGTATTGTGTACAAAGGATCGATGCCTAATGGTGAGCAGGTCGCCGTGAAAAGGCTACCGGTAATGAGCAGGGGTTCTTCCCACGATCATGGATTCAATGCGGAGATACAGACTCTGGGGAAGATCAGACACCGTCACATTGTGAGATTATTGGGTTTCTGCTCAAACCACGAGACCAATCTTCTGGTTTATGAGTACATGCCAAATGGGAGCTTGGGCGAGGTTCTTCACGGCAAGAAAGGGGGCCATTTGCACTGGGATACTAGGTACAAGATTGCCGTGGAGGCTGCAAAGGGTCTTTGCTATCTTCACCACGACTGCTCGCCTCTGATCGTCCATCGTGACGTGAAATCAAACAACATTCTTCTCGACACCAGTTTTGAAGCTCATGTTGCAGATTTTGGCCTTGCCAAGTTTCTGCAAGATTCGGGCACTTCCGAGTGCATGTCTGCAATTGCTGGCTCATATGGATACATAGCCCCAG AGTATGCCTACACGCTCAGGGTTGATGAAAAGAGCGATGTGTACAGCTTTGGTGTAGTTCTCTTAGAACTAGTTACCGGCAGGAAGCCAGTTGGGGAATTCGGCGATGGCGTGGACATAGTCCAATGGGTTCGAAAAATTACAGACTCGAAGAAGGAAGGAGTCTTCAAAATCGTCGACCCGAGGCTCCCCTCAGTTCCTCTGCACGAAGTGATGCACGTATTCTACGTTGCAATGCTGTGCGTCGAAGAACAGGCAGTGGAGCGCCCGACAATGCGCGAAGTTGTTCAAATCCTAACGGAGCTTCCAAAACCACCTAGTTCAAAACAGGGAGACTCAACGTGTAACAACACAATTACAGAGTTATCCccaccaccgccaccaccaccaccaggcACTGCCCTAGACtctccaacaacaacaacaacgatAGACTCAAAAGACAGCCAACAGGCATCACCTCAATCACCACCACCCGATCTTCTAAGCATATGA